In Camelina sativa cultivar DH55 chromosome 16, Cs, whole genome shotgun sequence, a single window of DNA contains:
- the LOC104753544 gene encoding uncharacterized protein LOC104753544 yields the protein MKGIDPTVTTHKQKRRKLGFEGSQAVNDEVDKLLSARSFVEVKYPDWLANPVVVKKKNGKWRVRVDITDLNKACPKDSFSLPRIDQLVEATAGNELLTFMDVFSGYNQILMHKDDREKTSFITDRGTYCYKVMPFGLKNAGATYQRLVNKMFAEQLGRTMEVYIDDMLVKSRRANDHITHLRKCFDVLNKYGIKLNPAKCTFAVKSGEFLGYFVTRKALKRTPSKLRSTDKCLPFYQLLKTKGKFEWNEACHDAFSKLKSYIAVSESAVRGVLVKDDRGEQRPIFYISKSLDDTETRYPTVKKVALAVVTSSKSIWPVDERAIELSEYDIEYRTRPAAKSKVLVELLIELPLDVSGPTSADPTDDRWTLHVDGASSHFGSGVGIREIFLSSLWIRRNLRTIFSSSVSSNQQCRRLIANQFSGEPMAAYLDVVKILSKRFDEFELVKIPRGDNAQADALAALASTSDPDLRRIIPVESIKMPSIEGTRAKTCLALHQPKEIRTTNRTPTSRRQCEPPSENDPTDWQVEIRSHLADGDMPTNKWAKRRLKAKAAHYTLMKDHLLRWTASGALLLCIHGDDTERVMIETLEEAGGNHSGGRALALRIKKHGHYLPTMMSDCEKWRIKLRKSTPRYPQGNGQAEATNKIILDGLKKRLDAKKGAWVDELDGVLWSYRTTPRQATNQTPFSLAYGMEAMAPTKVSSTSLRRTMLVQDTTLNSQMLLDQLDELEEERDKALLRIQNYQLAAAKYYNKKVHNRNFDEGDLVLRKVFENTTEPNAVKMGANWEGPYQISNVVHPGVYELLTMSGEPVPRSWNSMHIKSY from the exons ATGAAAGGAATCGACCCAACCGTCACAactcacaaacaaaaaagacgCAAGTTAGGATTTGAAGGATCGCAAGCCGTAAACGACGAAGTGGACAAACTCCTTAGCGCTAGATCCTTCGTCGAAGTAAAATATCCTGACTGGTTGGCCAATCCAGTagtcgtcaaaaagaagaatgggaaATGGCGAGTCCGCGTGGATATTACCGACCTAAACAAAGCTTGCCCAAAGGATAGTTTCTCCTTGCCACGAATCGATCAACTCGTCGAAGCAACCGCGGGAAACGAGTTGTTGACCTTCATGGACGTCTTTTCCGGGTACAATCAGATATTAATGCACAAAGACGACCGGGAAAAAACGTCGTTCATCACAGACAGGGGGACATACTGCTACAAGGTCATGCCTTTCGGCTTAAAAAACGCGGGGGCAACTTACCAACGACTGGTCAATAAAATGTTCGCTGAACAACTCGGTAGGACGATGGAAGTTTATATAGACGACATGCTTGTTAAGTCACGGCGGGCAAACGATCATATCACCCATTTACGAAAATGTTTCGACGTCTTAAACAAGTACGGAATAAAGCTAAACCCAGCCAAGTGCACTTTCGCAGTCAAATCGGGAGAATTCCTCGGCTACTTCGTGACCCGCAAGGCATTGAAGCGAACCCCAAGCAAATTAAG GTCAACTGACAAGTGCCTACCTTTCTACCAACTCCTCAAGACCAAAGGGAAGTTCGAATGGAACGAAGCCTGCCACGATGCATTCAGCAAGTTAAAGAGCTACATCGCAGTTTCCGAATCCGCCGTCAGAGGCGTACTCGTCAAGGACGACCGAGGAGAACAACGAcctattttctatataagtaaATCCCTTGACGATACAGAAACGCGTTACCCGACAGTCAAAAAGGTCGCCCTGGCAGTTGTCACATCG TCCAAATCAATCTGGCCGGTTGACGAAAGGGCGATCGAactcagcgagtacgacatcgagtaTCGCACACGCCCAGCTGCTAAATCCAAAGTGTTGGTCGAACTCTTAATCGAGCTACCACTAGACGTATCCGGGCCAACCTCCGCCGACCCGACAGACGACCGGTGGACATTGCATGTGGATGGAGCATCTTCGCACTTTGGATCCGGTGTGGGAATCCGCGAAATCTTTTTGTCTTCACTTTGGATCAGGCGAAATCTTAGAACAATCTTTTCGTCTTCGGTTTCAAGCAACCAACAATGTCGCCGA CTCATTGCCAATCAATTTAGCGGTGAACCGATGGCAGCATACCTTGACGTCGTCAAAATTCTGTCCAAACGATTCGACGAATTCGAGCTCGTCAAAATCCCCAGAGGAGACAACGCCCAGGCCGATGCCTTAGCAGCACTCGCTTCAACATCCGACCCGGACCTACGACGTATCATCCCAGTTGAGAGCATCAAGATGCCAAGTATAGAGGGAACACGAGCCAAGACATGCCTCGCCCTTCACCAGCCTAAGGAAATCCGAACCACCAATCGAACGCCGACATCTCGTCGGCAATGCGAACCTCCCTCAGAAAACGACCCAACGGACTGGCAAGTTGAAATCCGGTCACATCTTGCCGATGGTGACATGCCCACTAACAAATGGGCCAAGAGACGGCTCAAAGCAAAAGCTGCTCATTATACCCTAATGAAAGACCACTTACTTCGATGGACCGCATCCGGAGCCCTTCTCTTATGTATACACGGCGACGACACAGAACGTGTCATGATAGAAACCCTTGAGGAAGCCGGCGGAAACCACTCGGGTGGACGAGCCCTGGCACTACGAATCAAAAAGCACGGCCATTACTTGCCAACAATGATGTCCGATTGCGAAAA ATGGCGAATCAAATTGCGAAAGTCGACACCAAGATACCCACAAGGAAATGGACAAGCCGAagcaacaaataaaattatacttgACGGTTTGAAGAAGAGGTTGGACGCCAAGAAGGGCGCTTGGGTCGACGAACTCGACGGTGTACTTTGGTCTTACCGAACAACCCCACGACAAGCTACCAACCAAACTCCATTTTCTCTGGCTTATGGGATGGAAGCAATGGCACCTACTAAAGTCAGCAGTACGAGCCTTCGACGAACAATGCTCGTCCAAGATACCACACTCAACAGTCAAATGCTCCTCGATCAACTCGACGAGTTGGAAGAAGAACGCGACAAAGCGCTGCTACGAATTCAGAACTATCAACTCGCCGCAGCaaaatactacaacaagaaGGTCCATAACCGAAACTTTGACGAAGGAGACCTCGTCCTCAGAAAGGTCTTCGAGAACACCACCGAGCCTAATGCCGTCAAGATGGGAGCCAACTGGGAAGGCCCATACCAAATATCCAACGTCGTTCACCCTGGCGTTTACGAACTTTTAACAATGAGCGGCGAACCTGTACCAAGGTCTTGGAACTCCATGCATATAAAGAGTTActaa